In Deinococcota bacterium, a genomic segment contains:
- a CDS encoding chaperone modulator CbpM, with the protein MLVRTGRCSLATLEREGLARGAVAAYIEIGFVEAECLGEELYFSLRDAERLCRAERIRRELGANLVGAALVVEVLERFGA; encoded by the coding sequence ATGCTGGTGCGAACGGGACGCTGTAGCCTGGCCACGCTCGAGCGCGAGGGGCTCGCGCGCGGCGCGGTGGCAGCCTATATCGAGATCGGCTTCGTCGAGGCCGAGTGCCTCGGGGAGGAGCTCTACTTCAGCCTGCGCGACGCTGAGCGGCTGTGTCGCGCCGAACGCATCCGCCGCGAGTTGGGCGCGAACCTGGTCGGGGCAGCGCTGGTGGTCGAGGTTCTGGAGCGCTTCGGAGCCTAA
- a CDS encoding glycosyltransferase → MAERDAATLKTLAFIGNYLPRQCGIATFTTHLCEAVAGAFPQLQLMALPMNDSEAGYAYPEPVRFEVQQNELASYRSAADFLNINNVDLVCLQHEYGIFGGSAGSHVLALLRELRTPIVTTLHTVLDRPNPSQHRVMLELGALSDRLVVMSERGRQYLETVYGFAADKIDLIPHGIPDMPFIDPSFYKDQFGVEGKLVLLTFGLLSAAKGIEEVIKALPRITERYPNLIYLVLGATHPHVKRAEGELYRLGLQRLAAALGVEAHVSFYNRFVSEAELLEFIAAADLYITPYLNREQIVSGTLAYAAGAGKAVISTPYWYAEEFLADGRGRLVPFRDAPAIAAAVLELLDNETERHAMRKRAYLAGREMIWSQVARRYLESFVRAKEARAAAPRRVSATKTLGERAGELPLLKLDHLHRMTDGTGLLQHAKFAVPNYAEGYTTDDNARALVLSVYAWSLGPDDAREAYDLATRYLAFLNHAFEPASGRFRNVMNFERRWLELVGSDDSHGRALWGLGTVLGRLADDGLRGLAATLFDRALPAVLKVTSPRAWAFALLGMHGYLRAFPGDSAAKHACEMLAGHLLTAYRRCAGEDWRWFEDILAYSNAKLPHALILAGRQLGDKEMLALGLETLRWLVAVQRDEAGHFVPVGSNGFYPRGEVRARFDQQPVEAHATVSACLEAYRATNERVWLDEARRAFDWFLGRNDLGLPLYDPLTGGCRDGLHPDRVNQNQGAEASLSFLLSLAELRMAEHVIDALSDALPEASPAVGERPDAA, encoded by the coding sequence GTGGCGGAACGCGACGCAGCAACACTCAAAACCCTAGCCTTCATCGGCAACTATCTGCCGCGCCAGTGCGGGATCGCCACCTTTACCACCCATCTCTGCGAGGCGGTCGCCGGCGCCTTTCCCCAGCTGCAGCTCATGGCCCTGCCGATGAACGACAGCGAGGCGGGCTACGCCTATCCCGAGCCCGTCCGCTTCGAGGTCCAGCAGAACGAGCTGGCGTCATACCGCTCGGCCGCCGACTTCCTCAACATCAACAATGTCGATCTGGTCTGTTTGCAACACGAGTACGGCATCTTCGGCGGTTCCGCCGGGAGCCACGTGCTGGCCCTGCTGCGCGAGTTGCGAACGCCGATCGTGACCACGCTGCACACGGTCTTGGACAGGCCGAACCCGAGCCAGCACCGGGTGATGCTCGAGCTCGGCGCGCTCTCCGACCGGCTGGTGGTGATGAGCGAGCGCGGCCGGCAGTATCTGGAGACGGTCTACGGCTTTGCTGCGGACAAGATCGACCTGATCCCGCACGGCATTCCGGACATGCCTTTCATCGACCCCAGCTTCTACAAAGACCAGTTCGGCGTCGAAGGAAAGCTGGTGCTCCTCACCTTCGGCCTGCTCTCGGCCGCCAAGGGGATCGAGGAGGTGATCAAGGCGCTGCCGCGGATCACCGAGCGTTACCCCAACCTGATCTACCTCGTCTTGGGCGCGACCCACCCCCACGTCAAGCGCGCGGAAGGCGAGCTGTACCGGCTCGGCCTGCAGCGCCTGGCCGCAGCGCTCGGGGTCGAGGCGCACGTGAGCTTCTACAACCGCTTCGTGAGCGAGGCGGAGCTGCTGGAATTCATCGCCGCCGCGGATCTCTACATCACCCCCTATCTCAATCGGGAGCAGATCGTCTCCGGGACGCTTGCCTACGCGGCCGGGGCGGGCAAGGCCGTGATCTCGACACCCTACTGGTACGCCGAAGAGTTTCTCGCGGACGGTCGCGGGCGGCTGGTGCCCTTCCGCGACGCGCCAGCGATCGCGGCGGCGGTGCTCGAGCTCCTGGACAACGAGACGGAGCGTCACGCCATGCGCAAGCGCGCCTATCTGGCGGGTCGGGAGATGATCTGGTCTCAGGTGGCGCGGCGCTACCTGGAGAGCTTCGTGAGGGCGAAGGAGGCGCGGGCAGCGGCGCCCCGGCGCGTTTCGGCGACGAAGACCCTGGGCGAGCGCGCGGGCGAGCTGCCCCTCTTGAAGCTCGATCACCTGCACCGCATGACCGACGGCACCGGCCTGTTGCAACACGCCAAGTTCGCGGTGCCCAACTACGCCGAGGGCTACACCACCGACGACAACGCGCGGGCGCTGGTGCTGAGCGTCTACGCCTGGTCGCTCGGCCCGGACGACGCCCGGGAGGCCTATGACCTGGCGACGCGCTATCTGGCATTTCTCAACCACGCCTTCGAGCCCGCGTCCGGCCGCTTTCGCAACGTGATGAACTTCGAGCGCCGCTGGCTCGAGCTCGTCGGTTCGGACGACAGCCACGGGCGCGCCCTGTGGGGCCTGGGGACGGTGCTCGGCCGCCTCGCCGACGATGGGCTCCGCGGCCTCGCCGCCACGCTCTTCGACCGGGCGCTGCCGGCTGTCCTGAAGGTGACGAGCCCGCGGGCTTGGGCCTTCGCGCTGCTCGGGATGCACGGGTACCTCCGCGCCTTTCCCGGTGACAGCGCCGCCAAGCACGCCTGCGAGATGCTGGCGGGGCACCTGCTGACTGCCTACCGCCGCTGCGCCGGCGAGGACTGGCGCTGGTTCGAAGACATCCTGGCCTACAGCAATGCCAAGCTGCCTCACGCCCTGATCCTCGCCGGGAGGCAGCTCGGTGACAAGGAGATGCTGGCGCTAGGCCTCGAGACGCTCCGCTGGCTCGTGGCGGTGCAGCGCGACGAGGCCGGGCACTTCGTGCCGGTCGGCTCCAACGGCTTCTACCCGCGCGGCGAGGTGCGGGCGCGCTTCGATCAGCAGCCGGTAGAGGCGCATGCGACGGTTTCGGCCTGCCTCGAGGCCTACCGGGCGACGAACGAGAGGGTTTGGCTGGACGAGGCCAGGCGTGCCTTCGACTGGTTCTTAGGGCGCAACGACCTCGGCTTGCCTCTCTACGATCCGTTGACTGGCGGCTGCCGCGACGGCCTCCATCCGGACCGCGTCAACCAGAACCAGGGCGCCGAGGCCAGCCTGTCGTTCCTGCTCTCGCTCGCCGAGTTGCGCATGGCCGAACACGTGATCGACGCCCTGTCGGATGCCCTGCCGGAAGCCTCCCCGGCCGTCGGGGAGCGGCCCGACGCGGCTTGA
- a CDS encoding glycosyltransferase family 4 protein → MRVAMLAPIAWRVPPRHYGPWERVVSLLTEGLVARGVDVTLFATADSLTAAKLVAVCPRPYQEDPGIDAKVYECLHVAEVFERAGDFELIHNHFDFLPLSYSGLVDTPVLTTIHGFSSERILPVYRKYQRRGFYTSISQADRHPALDYLATVYHGIDLAEFTLREAAGDYLLFFGRIHPDKGVAEAIRLARRTGRPLKLAGIVHDRTYFEREVAPALGDGVSYLGSVGPAERDALLGGAYALVHLVNFDEPFGLSMVEAMACGTPVIARRRGAIPEVVAHGESGFVVETLAEAAAALEAVADLDRARVRAYAATRFSQARMVEAYLELYHKVTEGYTIGRGHVS, encoded by the coding sequence ATGCGCGTCGCCATGCTCGCGCCCATCGCCTGGCGCGTCCCGCCCCGCCACTACGGCCCCTGGGAGCGCGTGGTCTCGCTCCTCACCGAGGGGCTGGTGGCGCGCGGCGTAGACGTGACGCTTTTCGCCACCGCCGACTCGCTTACGGCAGCGAAGCTCGTCGCGGTGTGCCCGCGGCCCTACCAGGAGGACCCGGGGATCGACGCCAAGGTCTACGAGTGCCTGCACGTCGCCGAGGTCTTCGAGCGCGCGGGCGACTTCGAGCTGATCCACAACCACTTCGACTTCCTGCCGCTCAGCTACAGCGGCCTCGTCGACACGCCCGTGCTGACGACCATCCACGGCTTTTCCTCCGAGCGCATCCTGCCCGTCTACCGGAAGTACCAGCGCCGCGGCTTCTACACGTCGATCAGCCAGGCCGACCGCCACCCGGCGCTCGACTATCTCGCCACGGTCTACCACGGCATCGACCTTGCCGAGTTCACGCTCCGCGAGGCGGCGGGCGACTACCTGCTCTTTTTCGGGCGCATCCACCCGGATAAGGGGGTGGCGGAGGCGATCAGACTGGCCCGGCGGACGGGACGCCCGCTCAAGCTGGCCGGCATCGTCCACGACCGCACGTACTTCGAGCGCGAGGTGGCGCCCGCACTCGGCGACGGGGTGAGCTACCTCGGCTCGGTGGGTCCCGCCGAGCGCGACGCTCTCCTGGGCGGGGCCTACGCGCTCGTGCACCTGGTGAACTTCGACGAGCCCTTCGGTCTCAGCATGGTCGAGGCGATGGCCTGCGGCACCCCGGTGATCGCGCGCCGCCGCGGGGCGATCCCCGAGGTCGTGGCCCACGGTGAGAGCGGCTTCGTGGTCGAGACGCTCGCCGAGGCCGCCGCGGCGCTCGAGGCGGTGGCAGATCTCGACCGCGCGCGGGTCCGCGCCTACGCGGCCACGCGGTTCAGCCAGGCACGCATGGTCGAGGCGTATCTCGAGCTCTACCACAAGGTGACCGAAGGGTACACAATAGGGCGAGGGCATGTCAGCTAG